From Burkholderia pseudomultivorans, the proteins below share one genomic window:
- a CDS encoding dipeptidase, with protein sequence MSTLHQDSIIIDGLNISKFEKPVFEDMRKGGITAANCTVSVWENFTKTVDNIGVMKKKIRDNSELLTLVRTTEDIFRAKKEGKTGIILGFQNAHAFEDNLGYIEAFADMGVRVVQLCYNTQNLVGTGCYERDGGLSDFGREVITEMNRVGIMVDLSHVGGNTSSEAIAFSKKPVCYSHCLPSGLKEHPRNKSDAQLKEIADAGGFVGVTMFAPFLKRGIEATIDDYIEAIDYVVNLIGEDAVGIGTDFTQDFAKEFFDMLTHDKGRYRQLTNFGKVINPDGIRTIGEFPNLTAAMERAGWKESRIRKIMGENWVRVFKDVWGA encoded by the coding sequence ATGAGTACGCTGCATCAGGACAGCATCATCATCGACGGGCTGAACATCTCGAAGTTCGAGAAGCCGGTGTTCGAAGACATGCGCAAGGGCGGCATCACGGCCGCGAACTGCACGGTGTCGGTGTGGGAAAACTTCACGAAGACCGTCGACAACATCGGCGTGATGAAGAAGAAGATCCGCGACAACAGCGAACTGCTGACGCTGGTCCGCACGACGGAAGACATCTTCCGCGCGAAGAAGGAAGGCAAGACCGGGATCATCCTGGGCTTCCAGAACGCGCACGCGTTCGAGGACAACCTCGGCTACATCGAGGCGTTCGCCGACATGGGCGTGCGCGTCGTGCAGCTTTGCTACAACACGCAGAACCTGGTCGGCACCGGCTGCTACGAACGCGACGGCGGCCTGTCCGACTTCGGCCGCGAAGTGATCACCGAGATGAACCGCGTCGGCATCATGGTCGACCTGTCGCATGTGGGCGGCAACACGTCGTCGGAAGCGATCGCGTTCTCGAAGAAGCCGGTGTGCTACTCGCACTGCCTGCCGTCGGGGCTGAAGGAGCATCCGCGCAACAAGAGCGATGCGCAGCTGAAGGAGATCGCCGATGCGGGCGGCTTCGTCGGCGTGACGATGTTCGCGCCGTTCCTGAAGCGCGGCATCGAGGCGACGATCGACGACTACATCGAGGCGATCGACTACGTCGTGAACCTGATCGGCGAGGACGCGGTCGGCATCGGCACCGACTTCACGCAGGATTTCGCGAAGGAATTCTTCGACATGCTCACGCATGACAAGGGCCGCTATCGCCAGCTGACCAATTTCGGCAAGGTGATCAACCCGGACGGCATCCGCACGATCGGCGAGTTCCCGAACCTGACCGCGGCGATGGAACGCGCCGGCTGGAAGGAGTCGCGGATCCGCAAGATCATGGGCGAGAACTGGGTGCGCGT
- a CDS encoding serine hydroxymethyltransferase: MSNTQSFFSQPLAERDAPVRSAILKELERQQSQVELIASENIVSRAVLEAQGSVLTNKYAEGYPGKRYYGGCEFADEVEALAIERVKQIFNAGYANVQPHSGAQANGSVMLALAKPGDTVLGMSLDAGGHLTHGAKPALSGKWFNAVQYGVNRDTMRIDYDQVEELAQQHKPSLIIAGFSAYPRALDFARFRAIADSVGAKLMVDMAHIAGVIAAGRHANPVEHAHVVTSTTHKTLRGPRGGFVLTNDEEIAKKINSAVFPGLQGGPLMHVIAGKAVAFGEVLHADFKTYIDNVLANAQALGEVLKAGGVDLVTGGTDNHLLLVDLRPKGLKGAPVEQALERAGITCNKNGIPFDTEKPTVTSGIRLGTPAGTTRGFGVAEFREIGRLILEVFDALRANPEGDRATEQRVRREIFALCERFPIY, from the coding sequence ATGTCGAACACCCAGTCTTTCTTCTCGCAGCCCCTTGCCGAGCGCGACGCGCCGGTGCGCAGCGCCATCCTCAAGGAACTCGAGCGTCAGCAGTCGCAGGTCGAGCTGATCGCGTCGGAAAACATCGTGTCGCGCGCCGTGCTCGAGGCGCAGGGCTCGGTGCTGACCAACAAGTACGCGGAAGGCTATCCCGGCAAGCGCTACTACGGCGGCTGCGAATTCGCGGACGAGGTCGAGGCGCTGGCGATCGAGCGCGTGAAGCAGATCTTCAACGCCGGCTATGCGAACGTGCAGCCGCACTCGGGCGCGCAGGCGAACGGCTCGGTGATGCTCGCGCTGGCCAAGCCGGGCGACACGGTGCTCGGCATGTCGCTCGACGCGGGCGGCCACCTGACGCACGGCGCGAAGCCGGCGCTGTCGGGCAAGTGGTTCAACGCGGTCCAGTACGGCGTGAACCGCGACACGATGCGGATCGATTACGACCAGGTCGAGGAACTCGCCCAGCAGCACAAGCCCAGCCTGATCATCGCCGGCTTCTCGGCCTATCCGCGTGCGCTCGACTTCGCGCGCTTCCGCGCGATCGCCGACAGCGTCGGCGCGAAGCTGATGGTCGACATGGCGCACATCGCCGGCGTGATCGCCGCGGGCCGCCACGCGAACCCGGTCGAGCATGCGCACGTCGTCACGTCGACCACCCACAAGACGCTGCGCGGCCCGCGCGGCGGCTTCGTGCTGACCAACGACGAGGAGATCGCGAAGAAGATCAACTCGGCCGTGTTCCCCGGCCTGCAGGGCGGCCCGCTGATGCACGTGATCGCCGGCAAGGCCGTCGCGTTCGGCGAAGTGCTGCACGCGGACTTCAAGACCTATATCGACAACGTGCTCGCGAACGCGCAGGCGCTCGGCGAAGTGCTGAAGGCGGGCGGCGTCGATCTCGTCACCGGCGGCACCGACAACCACCTGCTGCTGGTCGACCTGCGCCCGAAGGGCCTGAAGGGCGCGCCGGTCGAGCAGGCGCTGGAGCGCGCCGGCATCACCTGCAACAAGAACGGCATTCCGTTCGACACCGAGAAGCCGACCGTCACGTCGGGCATCCGTCTCGGTACGCCGGCCGGCACGACGCGCGGCTTCGGCGTCGCGGAGTTCCGCGAGATCGGCCGTCTGATCCTCGAGGTGTTCGACGCGCTGCGCGCGAACCCGGAAGGCGACCGCGCGACCGAACAGCGCGTGCGCCGCGAGATCTTCGCGCTTTGCGAGCGCTTCCCGATTTACTGA
- a CDS encoding GlxA family transcriptional regulator, with protein MARLLRSLTQYRSPIRASGQKLLEIQGTLPMSPDRTASLSHFAFMPLPNFTMIAFTNAIEVLRMANYLSGQPLYRWSVISPDGGPVTASNGLTVDTGPAECAGQPDIVFVCGGVDVQRATTPAHLSTLRRFARSGIPLGSLCTGTYALAKSGLLAGYACAIHWENMSALKEEFPDTRFLKELFVIDRDRITCTGGVAPLDMMLNLIAARVGTARVTQIAEQFIVEHVRDTSAQQRMPLVARLGSANKSLFEVISLMENNIEEPLSREELARLANMSQRQLQRLFREHLGMTPTHYYLTLRLRRARELLLQTDMSIMHITMACGFQSACHFSKSYRDAFGVAPTRERRKQVAPLAQGAAAGGPAFPALVIHA; from the coding sequence ATGGCACGCTTGTTGCGCTCGCTCACACAATACCGTAGCCCGATCCGTGCCTCGGGCCAAAAGCTATTAGAGATTCAAGGAACGCTCCCCATGTCGCCCGACCGCACAGCGTCGCTGTCCCACTTCGCGTTCATGCCCTTGCCGAATTTCACGATGATCGCGTTCACCAATGCGATCGAGGTGCTTCGGATGGCGAACTACCTGAGCGGCCAGCCGCTCTACCGCTGGTCGGTGATCAGTCCGGACGGCGGCCCGGTCACGGCGAGCAACGGCCTGACGGTCGATACCGGCCCTGCCGAATGCGCGGGGCAGCCCGACATCGTGTTCGTCTGCGGCGGCGTCGACGTGCAGCGCGCGACGACGCCTGCCCATCTGTCGACGCTGCGCCGCTTCGCGCGCTCGGGCATTCCGCTCGGCAGCCTGTGCACGGGCACCTACGCCCTCGCGAAGTCGGGGCTGCTCGCCGGCTACGCGTGCGCGATCCACTGGGAAAACATGTCGGCGCTGAAGGAGGAGTTTCCGGACACGCGCTTCCTGAAGGAACTGTTCGTGATCGACCGCGACCGCATCACGTGCACGGGCGGCGTCGCGCCGCTCGACATGATGCTGAACCTGATCGCCGCGCGCGTGGGCACCGCGCGCGTCACGCAGATCGCCGAGCAGTTCATCGTCGAGCATGTGCGCGACACGAGCGCGCAGCAGCGCATGCCGCTCGTCGCGCGCCTCGGTTCCGCGAACAAGTCGCTGTTCGAGGTGATCTCGCTGATGGAGAACAACATCGAGGAGCCGCTGTCGCGCGAGGAGCTCGCGCGGCTCGCGAACATGTCGCAGCGGCAACTGCAGCGCCTGTTCCGCGAGCATCTCGGCATGACGCCGACGCACTACTACCTGACGCTGCGGCTGCGCCGCGCGCGCGAGCTGCTGTTGCAGACCGACATGTCGATCATGCACATCACGATGGCGTGCGGCTTCCAGTCCGCGTGCCATTTCAGCAAGAGCTATCGCGACGCGTTCGGCGTCGCGCCGACGCGCGAACGCCGCAAGCAGGTCGCCCCGCTCGCCCAGGGCGCGGCCGCCGGCGGCCCGGCGTTTCCGGCGCTCGTGATTCACGCGTGA